The Roseimicrobium gellanilyticum DNA segment TTTGGTCCGGCGGCGTGCTGGCAGCGCGTGAGCGGTATACCTTGAGCAGGGTGGGGGATTCGCTGAATTCGTTGCGAATCGTGTCCGAGACGGCGCACTATCTCGGGTGCTTCGTGTTTGGATTGGCGACGTTTCCTCAGGCCGAAGTGGAGGCGCTTACGAGTGAGGATGTGTACATCGGTTGTGGACCGCTCGCCGTGGGAGGTGGGTGGACCATCAAGGCTGTGTGCCGTGATGCCGTGGCAGCGCGAAGGACGATGAAGAGTCTGCGCGAGATGCTGTATGCCGCGATGGAAAAGCCGGCTCCGACGTTGGGGAGGTATTGAGGAAGGCAACCAAGCAGGTGAGGGAAGGCAGGCGTGTGCCTCTGGTCCATGACGGGGCTCACCTATTGACTGGTAGGGGGCTGCTGCGTCGGCCTCCTAATTTTGTGGGCGGAGCCGTGCGGAGCTACAGGGCGAAACAATCTGTAGTGTGGGGAGTCTCCCGACGACACTTTCCAGAGCTATCGCATGCCGAGGGGACGGCTCCTGTCCACAAAGCAGAAGCAACTGGCGGTAGATGGCATTGCTGCGGGGTGAAAGAAAATGGCGTGTCAGGGGTTGGGGAACGAGGCGTTCCCCTTCCTTGGGCATGGTGCGAAGCCATGGGGGCAGAGTTATCGCGTGGACGGAGGTTGCGGCACGCTAGTTCCACACCGCCTCCGCCCGCCTAGTTAGGAAGCCGACGCAGCAGTTCCCTACCGGTGTATCGGCACGCGAAGCCATAGACTAGAGGAATGCTGAAAGGGTGGTTTGCGGACACCGCTAGAAAATCATGTGTTCTCACTAACTGCTCCGACCCTTCATCCAGTCCCGCCAGCCACCGAACGAAGTGATTTCTTCTTCGGGGTGCAACGCGATGGACTCGCAGAGGAAGCCGAAAACTTTGGTGCCGTCTTCGAGCTGTACTTTGCCGAAGCCCAATGGCGGTGGCACTGCGTTCACAAACGAGCCGACGGTGTCCTCGGGCAATTCCCAAACTTCGAGAGCGATGGCGGTGCCGCCTTCCGTCACCCGGACGAGGCCGGGGCGGTCGGGGATGCTGCCCGCGCCGGGTACGCGATAGAGACGATAGTCCGGGGTAGTGCTGCCGGTGCGCACCAGGCGCCCACCGCGTGAGGTGAGCTGGTGATTGAGCGGCAGGCCTTCCATGTGCGCGCCGCATACCGCAATCTTCATCCAAGGCTTTGCGGCCGGCTCCGTGGGTGAAGGGGCTGGGGGAAGAGTGCTGCTGCTCACGGCAAGCTTGCCCACGGGAAGGTCGCTCTTCGCATGCATCGCGGCTGCGAGCACGGCCAGTCGCTTGTCTTCAAAAGCTGGCGAGAAAAGCGTGATGCCCCACGGCAGTCCATTGCCCAGGAACCCCGCGGGCACTGCCCAAGCGCAGAGGTCCAGCAGGTTCATGTAGTTCGTGTACTTGCCGAGGTTGGAGTTGAGCTTGATGGGCTCGGCCAGCACTTCGGAGACCTTGTAGATGGTGCCAGCCGTCGGCGTGATAATCGCGTCCACTTCGGACCACACAGCTTCTGAGGCGCGCTTGAGTTCCGCGAGATGGTACTGTGAGGTGAACGCCGCCACGGCATTCGGTTTGGCACCACCTTCGATGATTTGCAGCGTGGTGGGATAAAGCGCTTCCGGCGTCTTCTCGATCAAGTCGGGAATCACCGAGTAGCGTTCCGCAACCCAAGGGCCTTCATAGAGCAGGCGCGCGGCATCGAGGAAGGGTTGCAAGTCGATTTCGCGAATGCGCCAGCCCAAAGACTCTGCGCGGGCGATGGAGGCCTCATACAGTTTCTGCGCATCGGCATCACCAAAGAAGTCACGCTGCTCGGGCTTCGGCACACCGATGACAATGGATGCCGGATCCCATGGCCTTTGCGAGGCCACATAGGGACGCGCATAAGCATCAGCACGATCAAACTCGGAAACCACATCGGCGACTGTCGAAGCATCCGCCACGGAGAGTGCGAAGACAGAGATGCAATCCAGCGTTCGGCATGCAGGCACGAGACCCGAGGAACTCAGCAGGCCACGGGTGGGTTTCCATCCCACAAGGTTGTTAAACGAAGCTGGCACGCGCCCCGAACCTGCCGTGTCCGTGCCGAGGCTGAAGCTCGCCATGCCCAGCGCCACAGCTACCGCAGAGCCGGAGCTGGAGCCACCAGGGATATATTCCGCATTGAATGCATTCTGAGGCACGCCATACGGCGAGCGCACGCCGACGAGGCCCGTGGCAAACTGGTCGAGGTTTGTCTTGCCCAGAGGGATGGCTCCCGCAGCAATCAGCTTCTCCACCACGAAGGCAGATTTCTTCGGCTGGTAGCTATACGTAGGACAAGCGGAAGTGGTGGGCAGGGCATCCCAGTCGATGTTGTCCTTGATGGCAAAGGGAATGCCATAGAGAGGCAGCGACGCAGGGTCTTGCTTCTCCAGCGCAGTGAGGAGTTCATCCACCACGCTCCAGTCTGGACGGGAGATCCAGATGGCGGGGTCCGCCTTCTGCGCGAGGTCAAACGCAGCGCGTACGACCTCGCGAGGCGTGGTCTTTCCTGAGCGGTAGTCGGCGAGGAGGGTGGTGAGGGAAAGGTCCGGAATCGGGGAGGAAGTCATGGAGCAATGGCGAGAAGAGTTTGGCCAGGGGAGACCGACTGGCTCTCTCGTACCAGCACGGAGGATACCAATCCCGCCACCGGTGTGTGGACGTGGATCTCCATTTTCATCGCTTCCACCAGGGCCACGGTCTGGCCGCTCTCCACGCGGTCGCCCTCGGCCACGAGGAGCTTCCACAGGCTGCCATTTACCGGGCTCTGGATGGCCTCATGACCATCTTCGAGCACGAAGTCTGCCGTTTCTTCTATCGGTCCTGTCTCGGAAGCGCTGGCGACATTCAAGCCGGCCGCAGCCCAGCGTTGGCGCTCTTCATCGAAGGCCCGTTGCTGCTTCTCCTTGAATTCACGAATGCTGACATCTTCACGGCGCAGGAACTCATGATAGTCCGAGAGCTTGAAGGTGGTCTCCTCAATGCGTGGCGTGTAGCGCCCTTGCGGGAAATCCCGGCGAAGCTGCTGCAACTCGTCCGCGCTCACGAGATAGAAACGCACCTGGTCAAAGAAGCGAAGCAACCATGGCTTGCCTTTCTCAAAGGACTGGGTGACGCGGAAGCGATTCCACATCTGGATGGTGCGCCCAACGAACTGATAGCCACCGGGACCTTCCATGCCATAGATGCATAGATAAGCGCCGCCGATACCCACGGCATTCTCCGGGGTCCAGGTGCGGGCGGGATTGTACTTCGTGGTCACCAGACGATGGCGTGGATCCAACGGCGTTGCTACGGGCGCACCCAGGTACACATCACCCAGGCCCATCACGAGGTAGCTGGCACCGAGCACGATGCGCTGCACTTCATCGAGGGACTCCAGACCATTGATGCGGCGGATGAATTCGATGTTGCTCGGGCACCACGGAGCATCTGGCCGTACGGACTGCGTGTACTTCTGAATAGCCTCGCGCGTGGCAGGGTCGTCCCATGAGAGGGGCAGGTGGACGATGCGTGAGGGCACCTCCATCTGGTCCATGCTGGGAAGATTTTGCCGCACTTCTTCCACAAGATCGATCACGGCGTTGAGCGTGAGATCCTGGTTGTCGAAATGGATCTGCAGCGAGCGAATGCCCGGCGTGAGATCGAGAATGTCTGGATGGTCCCTGCGCACGAGCGCCAGATAGATGGCGTGCGCCCAGAAGCGAAGCTGGATGTCGAGCACCAGAGGACCAAACTCCACCAGCAGGTAGCAGTCACCCGAAGGGCGATACACAATCTCCGGCCGATCGCCTTCCGCAGTTATTGTGCGCAGCACAGCGGTGGTGTGGGGGATTTCCTCAGGCTCCGTGCGACCGGGCTCCACGGGGGATTCCAGCTTCAACGTCGCGATGAGGGTCTCCTGCTGCTCCTGAAGCAAGCGGGCCTCCTCTTCGGCCAGCTTGCAGAAGCAGACCTTGTCACCGGGTTTCAACTGACCCAGTTTCCAGAGCTCCGCCTGCACAATCACTGCAGGGCAGACGAAGCCGCCAAGACTGGGACCATCGGGACCAAGAAGAATCGGCATGTCTCCCGTGAAGTCGACCGAGCCCACTCCATACGCATTGTCGTGGATGTTCGAGGGATGCAGGCCCGCTTCGCCACCATCGGGACGTGCCCACTTGGGTTTCGGGCCAATGAGACGCACACCGGTACGGGCGGAGTTGTAGTGCACTTCCCACTCCGTCGTGAAGAACACTTCCATGTCCTCCGGCACGAAAAACTCCGGCGCACCATGGGGACCGTAGAGAACCCCGAGATGCCAGAGACGTTCACCTCCGCTGGTGGGGGTATGACGTGAGGCAAGTGAGAAGAGGTTCGCCAGTGCCTTTGCACGGTTGGAAAGTGCCTCTTCATCCGCGAGAGCTTCTGTCGCCTGGTTGATGCTGCCGAGGGCGAGCACATCGCCCAGACGCAAAGCACGACCAGCATGCCCGCCGACATTCCCAAGGGTAAAGGTGGATCTGCTGCCGAGATAGAGAGGCACATCAAAACCACCCTGCACGGCGAGATAAGCACGGCATCCCGCGCCCTTGGCAGCGCCAATCTTGAGCGTCTGACCGGCCTTGATGTCGATGGGCCTCCATGACTCCACCGCAACGCCATCCACTTCCACGGGCATGGCAGCCCCGGTAAGGGCGACGCGGGAGTCCGTGTTGAACTTCAGGGTGGGACCGCTCACGGTGATTTCCAGCCCGGCCTTCTCTTCGTTGTTGCCGACAAGGCGGTTGGCCATGCGAAGCGACAACGGGTCCATGGCTCCTGATGGAGGCACACCGACTTCCCAGTAGCCGAGACGTCCGGGATAGTCCTGCACCGTCGTCATGGTGCCAGCAGCAAGGACATCCACCGTGCGTGGGCGATAGTCAAAGCCGCCCAAGGCACGCGTGGTCATGCGACCCTCCTTGAAGAGTTCGCTTTCCGCAATCTGCTTCAGGTAAGCGAGGTTCGTTTCAATGCCTGCGAGACGTGAAGCCTCCAGCGCGGCGATGAGACGGGCGCGAGCGTCCTCGCGATTCTCCCCGTGAACGATGATTTTCACGAGCAGTGGGTCGTAGAAAGGCGTCACCTCAGTTCCGGCGCTCACCCATCCATCGCAACGCACGTATTCCTCCGGCAGGCTCACGTGCGTGAGCACGCCGCAGGAGGGTTGGAAGTCCTTGTTGGGATCCTCCGCATACACGCGGGCCTGCATCGCACAGCCGTAGCGTGCGATGTAGATGTCCTCGATCTTCATGTCATCACCGGCAGCGATGCGGATCATCCACTCCACGAGGTCGAAACCGGTGACTTCCTCCGTGACGGTGTGCTCCACCTGCAGACGCGTGTTCACCTCCAGGAAAAAGAACTTCCCGGTATCCGCATCGTACACAAATTCCACGGTGCCGGCGGAGCGGTAGTTCACGGACTTCGCGAGGCGTACGGCGGCATCCCAGAGATTGCGGCGTTTCTCGTCGTCGAGTCCTGGTGCGGGCGTTTCCTCGATGACCTTCTGATTGCGGCGTTGCGTGGAGCAGTCGCGCTCACCGAGGGCGATGACGCCGCCGAAGCCGTCGCCAAAGATTTGCACCTCGATGTGGCGCGCATTGACCACGAACTTCTCGATGAACACGCCACCATCACCGAAGCTCGCGGTGCCCTGGCGTACCACGGATTCGAAGGCGTTCCGCAGAGACTCAGCATCATCGCAACGACGCATGCCGATGCCGCCGCCGCCAGCGGTGCTCTTGAGCATGACTGGGTAGCCGATGAGTTCCGCCTCATCGATGGCTTCTGCGGCATTGCTCAGCAGCCCTGTGCCGGGTACCAGAGGTACCTTGCACGCGATGGCATGCTCACGCGCCGTATGTTTCAGGCCAAAGGCACGCATCTGTGCAGGCGTGGGGCCGATGAAGGCCACACCCGACTTTTCGCAAGCCTCAGCGAAGCCCGCGTTCTCACTGAGCAGACCATAGCCGGGGTGCACGGCCTGCGCACCGCTCTCGGCGATGACCTCCAGCAGTCTTTCTTGATTGAGGTAACTCGCGGCCACCTGAGCCGGGCCCAGAAGGTAGGCTTCATCCGCCATGGCCACATGCGGAGCATCGCGGTCCGCTTCGGAATACACAGCGACCGACTTCACGCCCAGCTTCTTGAGCGTGCGAATCACACGGCAGGCGATTTCGCCACGATTGGCGATCAAAACCTTGCTAAACATAACTCAGTCCCAGATGAGAACCCTCACCGGCGTCGGGTTGTACGCGTTGCAGGGATTGTTGAGCTGCGGGCAGTTTGAGATGAGACACATCACGTCCATCTCGGCACGCAGTTCCACGTAGCGATTCGGTCCTGAAATACCGTCGGCAAAGGAAAGTCCGCCGTCGGGGGTCACGGGTACATTCATGAAGAAGTTGATGTTGCAGGTGATGTCGCGCTTGTTCATGCCGTGGCCCCACTGCTGCACGCCACAGATGAAGCTGTCGCGGCAGGCGTGCATGGGTTCGACATCGAAGGAGTAGCGCATGGTGTTGCTTTCCCTGGAGCAGGCGCCACCGAGGGTGTCATGCCTCCCGCAGGTATCGGCGACGATGGTCAGCAGGGCATGGCTGCGTGTCGAGTACAGAGTCGTGCCGGTGGATAAATAAAGATTGTGCCCGCGGCGGATGGTATCGCTGGCGCTGTAGCGATCCAGCGGCTCGTGAAGGTTGTAGAAGAGCGTGTCCGCCGCCTGATTTCCTTCCACATCAACGATGCGCAGGACCTGGCCTTTCTTCACGGGATGCAGCCAGTGGTCGCCAGCCAGCACGGTATGGTCGTAGGCCGCGCAGGAAGGGTCGAGAGGGGACTCTTTGAGCAATGAAGTGGAGGCTGCCATGGTGCTTAGCGGGAGAGCAGGTAGTAGTCGAGGGTGTTGCGGTAGGCGCGCGCATTCTCCGGGCGTACCGTCATGGTGGCGTCTTCCATCGTGGGAGTCGCATTGGGGAAGACGCTGAGTTTCACCGGGCGTGGGTCATAGGGCGTGGAGGGGTGCAGCGGATGCTGGCACGTATTCAGCACCACGAGTGTGTCCATTTCGAAACGCAGATCCACGTGGTCGCCCGCCTTCGAGTGGCCTTCCATGTAGGAGAGATTGCCATCCACATCCGCCACCACCTTGCTGAAGAAGTTGATGTTCGGCACGAGGTCACGCTCACCGAGCCCCCACTTGGCGAGCTCAATCAAAAAGCACTCGCGTCCGTTCCGGTAGAATTCGTTCCGCGCTTCCTGGAAGTTGTGCACGCCGTAGCGTTCCTCCACGAGTTCCGCATCGCTGGTGCCACACACGGTATCATGCCAGCCACACGTGTCTCCCGTGATGGAGGCAAAGAGGCGACCCATGTCCGAGTGTATGCCATAAGGCGCGCGAAGGTAGAAGATGTGCTGGCCCTTCAGCGTGTCCGGCATGTTGTAGCGCTCGTGGCGCTCGGGCGCGTGGTAGAGCAGCATGCCCACATTGGCGCCACCGGTGAGGTCGGTGAGGCGCAGCGTCTTGCCACGGGAGATGACCCGGGACCACATGCCCGCGCCGGTGAGTTCGATTTCGTAGATGGGTTCCATTGAGCGATTGATGATGTCCGGGCTCAGGCAGCTTCGGATTCCACTTCGGGAGATTGAATGGGCGGGAGGATGGTGCGCGAGAGATTGAAGCGACCGCTAAGCACGCCCTTGCAAGCCAGCAGCTCGCTGGCAATACGGCGCAAGGTCTTTGCCCTTCCTTGCACCAGGAGCACCTCCATGGTGTGACTGTTCTCCAGCAGCACCTGCAGTGAGCTGATGACCTCTGTGATGTGCGTGTACTGGATTTCGGAGAGCTGCTGCTTCAGCCCGGGCTTCTTGTGGTCGTAGAGCAGCGTGATGGTGCCGGCCATGAGATGGTCTCCCTTCAGGCTGTAGTAGTCTGAGATCTGCTGTTGCATCATCTCCGAGATGGCCTGGGAACGGTTCGTGAAGCCACGCTCGTCCATCATCTCCTCGAACTGCTTGTACAGAGGGACAGGCAGGGAAATGGAGATGCGCTGTACAGGCTCGGGACGAGAGGGGGAGGTTTCCGGCATGCATGCCGCAGCAAGCAGCGGGAATGCCACCGCGTCATACGAAATTCGCCGCGAGTAATATTCATATGTGGACCGGGTGGGATGAATGTCTCCGTGCCGGCGCGTCATACGAAGTGCCTCAAGAAATATTACGATCTTTGGGCCGAAGCTGGATTTTGGCATGCCCGGTGCTGACTTGGAGGGCCTTCACCACCGACCCAAGGAGGATACACATGCTGAAATTCATCTTGTCCAAGACCAAGACCCTTGCCGTGGCCGCGCTTGCAGGCGTTGCCTTCTTTGCCCCCGCGTCGCAGCTCGCTGCCGCTCCATTGAAGATTGGCTACAGTGACTGGCCCGGCTGGGTTGCCTGGGAGATTGGTGTGAAGAAGGGCTGGTTCAAGGAGGCCGGTGTGGACGTGGAATTCGTGTGGATGGACTACGTGAAGTCCATGGAAGCCTATGCCGCTGGCCAGCTTGATGCCGTGTGCATGACGAATGGCGACGCCCTCGTGACAGGCGCCACCGGCAAGCCCTCCGTGGGCATCGTGGTCAATGACTTCTCCAACGGGAATGACATGGTCATCGCCAAGAAGGGCATCGACTCTGTAAAGGCGCTCAAGGGCCAGACCATCGGCGTGGAAGTGGGCTTTGTGGACCACCTGCTGCTGCTCAAGGGACTTGAGCTGAATGGCATGACCGAGAAGGACGTGACGCTGAAGAACACTCCGACCAACAACACGCCACAGGTCCTTGCCTCCGGTGAAGTCGCCGCCATCTGCGCCTGGCAGCCGAACTCGGGGCAGGCTTTGAAGGTCGCCCCGGGATCGAAGGCCATCTTCACCTCCAAGGATGCTCCTGGTCTCATCTATGACCTGCTCTATGTCGATGCCGCCAGCCTCAAGGACAAGCGTGCCGAGTGGAAGAAGGTGGTGGAGGTCTGGTACAAGATCGTGGCGTACATGTCCGAGGAGAAGAACCTCGACGAGGCTCTCGTCATTCTCGCCGGTCGCGTGGGCGTGACCCCCGCAGAGTACGAGCCACTGCTCGGAGGCACCATGATCCTCAAGCCGGATGCTGTGCTCAAGGCGTGGACGAAGGGCGAAGGTCTCGATTCCGTCTATGGCTCCACCAAGGTGGTGGATGCCTTCAATGTGAAGTACGAGGTCTACAAGGAGCCTGCCAAGACGGAGAGCTATCTCGACCCCTCCCTCACCTTGGAAGTGCTCGGCAAGAAGTAGTCCTCACCTGCTTCCAGTCGCACCGCACCTTCCTCAACGCTGAACATTTGCATGGGTTCTGACCATCTTCCTCCAGAACCTCAGAAGCATCGAGAGCCGTGGTTTGCCGTCCGGAAAGATCTGGACGGCACGCGGAGCTCGGCGCTGATGACGTTGTCATTTGTCCTGCCGTTGCTGGTATGGATTGTTGCCTCGTACGGTCCCTTCTGGAAGGCCCTGCATGAGGTGCAGATCTCCGCGGAGAGCCCCTCCGTGGCAAGTGTGTATGTGCCGGGCGACCGGCTCGCGCCGGAATACTTCACGCCATTTCAGGAGGCCATTCGCAAGGACAATGCCGCCGTGCAAACCGCGCGGGACTCGGGTGCCCCGCTGGAAGCCACCGCGCGACAGAACAAGAAAGTCGTGCGCCAGATCTTCCCGCTCGCCCTGGCGGAAGGCTGGGTCGGCAAGGAAGATGAGGCCAACGACGACAAGCTGCGCACCGTGTGGCTGAAGATTGCCAGCGGCGAGTCCGTGCCGCAGAAGGTGGTCCCCAGTGCGGAGAATGAAAAGATCATCAAGGCCAATGCCACGCTGCTCGCCGGCGCCGAGTGGCCCACGCAGGCGCTGCTGAAGCTGGTGCCGCAGTCGCGTGTCTCGTATGACTATCCGGTGTATCTCGTGCCTCCGCACAAGGTCTTCGCCACCGCATGGGCGGACATCAAAGGGAAACCGGAGGACGCTGGCGCGGAGGAGGGCACGGAGAACAAGTCCGACGCAAAGCCTCTGCTCGTGCGCTATCAGGAGTCGCTGCGCACCATCAGCCTTGGTTTCCTGCTCGCGGCGGTGCTGGCCATCCCGCTGGGCATTCTTGCGGGCACATACTCGGTCTTCTCAAGGCTGCTGGAGCCTTTCACAGACTTCTTCCGCTACATGCCGGCACCCACGTTCGGCGTGGTGTTGATGGCAATCTTCGGACTCGAAGCCGCGCCGAAGATCATGCTGGTCTTCATTGGTACGTTCCCGACGGCATTGCTGGTGATTGCGAATACTACGCGGCAGCTCGATGTCTCACTGCTGGAGGCGGCGCAGACGCTGGGTGCGAATCAGAAGCAGCTCGTCACGCGGGTGATCATCCCGGGCATCATGCCCACTCTGTACAATGACCTGCGCATCCTCATCGGCTGCGCGTGGACGTGGTTGGTGATTGCAGAGCTGCTCGGATTCAAGAGTGGCCTCACGGAGATCATCGATACCCGCGGCCGCCGCTTCCAGTTTGAGCATGTGTACCCAGCCATCTTGATGATTGGTCTCACAGGTTTCTTCACAGACCAGTTCCTTGGCTGGTTGGGACGAGGGCTGTTTCCATGGGCAGTGCGCGGTCATACACCCTCCGCGCGCTGGTTTATCCGTGCGCTTACGTTCTTGCCTGGCCTTGCCGTGGCCGGTATTCGCAAGGCCTCGGCTTATGCGGAGAAGCCCACTTTCCCGGCAGTTGTACCTGCGGAGCCGGCGTCAGCGGCACCCGAGCCATCACCTCTTCC contains these protein-coding regions:
- the atzF gene encoding allophanate hydrolase; protein product: MTSSPIPDLSLTTLLADYRSGKTTPREVVRAAFDLAQKADPAIWISRPDWSVVDELLTALEKQDPASLPLYGIPFAIKDNIDWDALPTTSACPTYSYQPKKSAFVVEKLIAAGAIPLGKTNLDQFATGLVGVRSPYGVPQNAFNAEYIPGGSSSGSAVAVALGMASFSLGTDTAGSGRVPASFNNLVGWKPTRGLLSSSGLVPACRTLDCISVFALSVADASTVADVVSEFDRADAYARPYVASQRPWDPASIVIGVPKPEQRDFFGDADAQKLYEASIARAESLGWRIREIDLQPFLDAARLLYEGPWVAERYSVIPDLIEKTPEALYPTTLQIIEGGAKPNAVAAFTSQYHLAELKRASEAVWSEVDAIITPTAGTIYKVSEVLAEPIKLNSNLGKYTNYMNLLDLCAWAVPAGFLGNGLPWGITLFSPAFEDKRLAVLAAAMHAKSDLPVGKLAVSSSTLPPAPSPTEPAAKPWMKIAVCGAHMEGLPLNHQLTSRGGRLVRTGSTTPDYRLYRVPGAGSIPDRPGLVRVTEGGTAIALEVWELPEDTVGSFVNAVPPPLGFGKVQLEDGTKVFGFLCESIALHPEEEITSFGGWRDWMKGRSS
- the uca gene encoding urea carboxylase, with translation MFSKVLIANRGEIACRVIRTLKKLGVKSVAVYSEADRDAPHVAMADEAYLLGPAQVAASYLNQERLLEVIAESGAQAVHPGYGLLSENAGFAEACEKSGVAFIGPTPAQMRAFGLKHTAREHAIACKVPLVPGTGLLSNAAEAIDEAELIGYPVMLKSTAGGGGIGMRRCDDAESLRNAFESVVRQGTASFGDGGVFIEKFVVNARHIEVQIFGDGFGGVIALGERDCSTQRRNQKVIEETPAPGLDDEKRRNLWDAAVRLAKSVNYRSAGTVEFVYDADTGKFFFLEVNTRLQVEHTVTEEVTGFDLVEWMIRIAAGDDMKIEDIYIARYGCAMQARVYAEDPNKDFQPSCGVLTHVSLPEEYVRCDGWVSAGTEVTPFYDPLLVKIIVHGENREDARARLIAALEASRLAGIETNLAYLKQIAESELFKEGRMTTRALGGFDYRPRTVDVLAAGTMTTVQDYPGRLGYWEVGVPPSGAMDPLSLRMANRLVGNNEEKAGLEITVSGPTLKFNTDSRVALTGAAMPVEVDGVAVESWRPIDIKAGQTLKIGAAKGAGCRAYLAVQGGFDVPLYLGSRSTFTLGNVGGHAGRALRLGDVLALGSINQATEALADEEALSNRAKALANLFSLASRHTPTSGGERLWHLGVLYGPHGAPEFFVPEDMEVFFTTEWEVHYNSARTGVRLIGPKPKWARPDGGEAGLHPSNIHDNAYGVGSVDFTGDMPILLGPDGPSLGGFVCPAVIVQAELWKLGQLKPGDKVCFCKLAEEEARLLQEQQETLIATLKLESPVEPGRTEPEEIPHTTAVLRTITAEGDRPEIVYRPSGDCYLLVEFGPLVLDIQLRFWAHAIYLALVRRDHPDILDLTPGIRSLQIHFDNQDLTLNAVIDLVEEVRQNLPSMDQMEVPSRIVHLPLSWDDPATREAIQKYTQSVRPDAPWCPSNIEFIRRINGLESLDEVQRIVLGASYLVMGLGDVYLGAPVATPLDPRHRLVTTKYNPARTWTPENAVGIGGAYLCIYGMEGPGGYQFVGRTIQMWNRFRVTQSFEKGKPWLLRFFDQVRFYLVSADELQQLRRDFPQGRYTPRIEETTFKLSDYHEFLRREDVSIREFKEKQQRAFDEERQRWAAAGLNVASASETGPIEETADFVLEDGHEAIQSPVNGSLWKLLVAEGDRVESGQTVALVEAMKMEIHVHTPVAGLVSSVLVRESQSVSPGQTLLAIAP
- a CDS encoding urea amidolyase associated protein UAAP2; translated protein: MAASTSLLKESPLDPSCAAYDHTVLAGDHWLHPVKKGQVLRIVDVEGNQAADTLFYNLHEPLDRYSASDTIRRGHNLYLSTGTTLYSTRSHALLTIVADTCGRHDTLGGACSRESNTMRYSFDVEPMHACRDSFICGVQQWGHGMNKRDITCNINFFMNVPVTPDGGLSFADGISGPNRYVELRAEMDVMCLISNCPQLNNPCNAYNPTPVRVLIWD
- a CDS encoding urea amidolyase associated protein UAAP1, whose amino-acid sequence is MEPIYEIELTGAGMWSRVISRGKTLRLTDLTGGANVGMLLYHAPERHERYNMPDTLKGQHIFYLRAPYGIHSDMGRLFASITGDTCGWHDTVCGTSDAELVEERYGVHNFQEARNEFYRNGRECFLIELAKWGLGERDLVPNINFFSKVVADVDGNLSYMEGHSKAGDHVDLRFEMDTLVVLNTCQHPLHPSTPYDPRPVKLSVFPNATPTMEDATMTVRPENARAYRNTLDYYLLSR
- the nikR gene encoding nickel-responsive transcriptional regulator NikR — protein: MPETSPSRPEPVQRISISLPVPLYKQFEEMMDERGFTNRSQAISEMMQQQISDYYSLKGDHLMAGTITLLYDHKKPGLKQQLSEIQYTHITEVISSLQVLLENSHTMEVLLVQGRAKTLRRIASELLACKGVLSGRFNLSRTILPPIQSPEVESEAA
- a CDS encoding ABC transporter substrate-binding protein produces the protein MLKFILSKTKTLAVAALAGVAFFAPASQLAAAPLKIGYSDWPGWVAWEIGVKKGWFKEAGVDVEFVWMDYVKSMEAYAAGQLDAVCMTNGDALVTGATGKPSVGIVVNDFSNGNDMVIAKKGIDSVKALKGQTIGVEVGFVDHLLLLKGLELNGMTEKDVTLKNTPTNNTPQVLASGEVAAICAWQPNSGQALKVAPGSKAIFTSKDAPGLIYDLLYVDAASLKDKRAEWKKVVEVWYKIVAYMSEEKNLDEALVILAGRVGVTPAEYEPLLGGTMILKPDAVLKAWTKGEGLDSVYGSTKVVDAFNVKYEVYKEPAKTESYLDPSLTLEVLGKK
- a CDS encoding ABC transporter permease; this encodes MGSDHLPPEPQKHREPWFAVRKDLDGTRSSALMTLSFVLPLLVWIVASYGPFWKALHEVQISAESPSVASVYVPGDRLAPEYFTPFQEAIRKDNAAVQTARDSGAPLEATARQNKKVVRQIFPLALAEGWVGKEDEANDDKLRTVWLKIASGESVPQKVVPSAENEKIIKANATLLAGAEWPTQALLKLVPQSRVSYDYPVYLVPPHKVFATAWADIKGKPEDAGAEEGTENKSDAKPLLVRYQESLRTISLGFLLAAVLAIPLGILAGTYSVFSRLLEPFTDFFRYMPAPTFGVVLMAIFGLEAAPKIMLVFIGTFPTALLVIANTTRQLDVSLLEAAQTLGANQKQLVTRVIIPGIMPTLYNDLRILIGCAWTWLVIAELLGFKSGLTEIIDTRGRRFQFEHVYPAILMIGLTGFFTDQFLGWLGRGLFPWAVRGHTPSARWFIRALTFLPGLAVAGIRKASAYAEKPTFPAVVPAEPASAAPEPSPLPAVTPTPRTTL